In the Dolichospermum flos-aquae CCAP 1403/13F genome, GCTCCTAATTGTCCAGAGCAAAATCCGATTGAGGATATTTGGTTACAAGCTAAAACATGGGTTCGGCGTTTCTGTGCATTGATACCTTCCTTCTCGCATTTAAAGTGGATGTTTGAGTGGTTTATTCGACACACTACCTTTGATTTTGCCACTCTTCAGATGTACGGAATTTGTTCAAAACTCAAATAGGAGTCCTATATCATATTGCCACTAACGACTTAACTTTAAAGCAATTTTTAGAAATTGCTCCCACTGAAGAAGGATTATATGAAGACCATTTGTATCGTCATCTTTTAATTTTGGAAGAAAATAAACAACTAAAATCAGCTATGTTAAAATTGGTTAATAGTGATGATGCAGTTACATTAGAACCAACTTATGCTTTTAAATTAAAAAGCATGGGATTGGCAGAATCAAAAGGTAATAAGGTGATTCCACTATGTAATTTATATCGGCTTTATTTTAGCGATCGCTTGCAAGATTAGTTGATGTCATTTAAAATATAACAAAGTAGATCCTCGACTTCTGGCATTGGTTTATAATTGATTGACATCATCAAGGAAGAAGTCGGGGATCTTAACCAGGGGAAACGCATCTAATTTTTTTTGACAAAATGTAACTTCTATGAATAGATAAAAAGGGCAGTATTACCATGTTAATATCAAGCCAATAAATGAGTATGAAGAAAATTTGATGGTAAATTCGTTTCTATAAGAATCAATAAAATGAGTTGAAGTGGTATTCTCAATAAAACTAAAGAGACAAAATTCACAAAATGAAGCTACCACCAAAAATCACAATAGTAGATCACTTTAAAGATTTAGAAGATAAAAGAGTTGAGAGAACAAAAAGGCATAAATTAATAGATATAGTAACCATTGCGATTTGTGCAGTGATCTGTGGAGTAGATAGTTGGGTATTGATGGAGGCTTATGGAAAAAAGAAAGAAAAATGGCTAAAACAATTTTTAGAACTTCCAAACGGGATTCCATCTCATGATACATTCGCCAGAGTATTTGCGAGAATAGATCCGCAACAATTTCAGAATTGTTTTTTGAGTTGGATAAAATCTATCAATAAAATTACAGAAGGAGAAGTCATAGCAATAGATGGGAAAACATTAAGGCATTCATATGATAAAGGAAAGGATAAAGGTGCGATTCACATGGTAAGTGCATGGGCAACTAGTAATAAATTAGTATTAGGACAATGTAAAGTAGAAGAAAAGTCAAATGAAATAACAGCCATACCGGAATTAATTAAAGTATTAGATATAGCCGGATGTTTAGTAACGATTGATGCGATGGGGTGTCAAAAAGAGATAGTAAAATCAATTGCAGAAAAATCAGGCGAATATATTATCGCACTCAAAAAGAATCAAGGTAATTTATATAAGAATGTAGAAGAAATCTTCAAAGAAGCTATATCTAAAGGGTTTGAGGGATTCAAATATAGTGAATTTCATACAAAAGAAGACAAACATGGAAGAGAAGAGATTCGTCATTATCTCATGTTATCAGACATAGAAGAAAGAATAGATACTGATAAGAAATGGGTAAATCTTCAAAGTGTAGGAATGGTAGAATATATACGAAAAGTTAATGGAAAAACGAAGGTTGAGACAGGCTATTATATAAGTAGTTTGACAAATAATGCGAAATTACTAGGAGAATCAGTCCGCACTCATTGGGGTATAGAGAATTCATTACACTGGGTTTTAGATGTAGCTTTTAGAGAAGATGATTGTCGGATAAGAAAGGATAATGCACCACAAAACTTTGCAGTTATTCGTCATATAGCAGTTAATCTTTTAGGAAAAGAA is a window encoding:
- a CDS encoding AAA-like domain-containing protein; translation: MFKTQIGVLYHIATNDLTLKQFLEIAPTEEGLYEDHLYRHLLILEENKQLKSAMLKLVNSDDAVTLEPTYAFKLKSMGLAESKGNKVIPLCNLYRLYFSDRLQD
- a CDS encoding ISAs1-like element ISAsp2 family transposase — encoded protein: MKLPPKITIVDHFKDLEDKRVERTKRHKLIDIVTIAICAVICGVDSWVLMEAYGKKKEKWLKQFLELPNGIPSHDTFARVFARIDPQQFQNCFLSWIKSINKITEGEVIAIDGKTLRHSYDKGKDKGAIHMVSAWATSNKLVLGQCKVEEKSNEITAIPELIKVLDIAGCLVTIDAMGCQKEIVKSIAEKSGEYIIALKKNQGNLYKNVEEIFKEAISKGFEGFKYSEFHTKEDKHGREEIRHYLMLSDIEERIDTDKKWVNLQSVGMVEYIRKVNGKTKVETGYYISSLTNNAKLLGESVRTHWGIENSLHWVLDVAFREDDCRIRKDNAPQNFAVIRHIAVNLLGKEKSQKLGTKSKQFCAGWDDEYLEKILECI